In Ovis aries strain OAR_USU_Benz2616 breed Rambouillet chromosome 17, ARS-UI_Ramb_v3.0, whole genome shotgun sequence, the following proteins share a genomic window:
- the RASAL1 gene encoding rasGAP-activating-like protein 1 produces the protein MAKSSSLNVRVVEGRALPAKDVSGSSDPYCIVKVDDEVVARTATIWRSLSPFWGEEYTVHLPLDFHHLSFYVLDEDTVGHDDIIGKISLSREAITADPRGIDSWINLSRVDPDAEVQGEVCLAVQTLEDVRGRCLHCHVLQARDLAPRDISGTSDPFARVFWGSQSLETSTIKKTRFPYWDEVLELREMPGSPSPLRVELWDWDMVGKNDFLGMVEFPPQVLQHNPPNGWFRLLPFPRAEEDSGGSLGALRLKVRLTEDSVLPSQYYQPLRELLMESVLGPAEEDAASPLAVLEELTSGDCRQELATKLVKLFLGQGLTGPFLDYLTRREVARTTDPNTLFRSNSLASKSMEQFMKLVGMPYLHEVLRPVINRVFEERKYMELDPCKMDLGRTRRISFKGAPSEEHVREASLGLLTGYLGPIVDAIVGSVGRCPPAMRLAFKQLRQRVEERFPQAEHEDVKYLAISGFLFLRFFAPAILTPKLFDLRDQHADPQTSRSLLLLAKAVQSIGNLGQQLGQGKELWMAPLHPFLLQSISRVRDFLDQLVDVDGKEEAGGPARALVPPSVTVREGYLLKRKEEPAGLATRFAFKKRYFRLSGETLSYSKSPEWQMRSSIPVSHIRAVERVDESAFQLPYVMQVVTQDGAGAPHTTYLQCKNVNELNQWLSALRKASAPNPDKLASCHPGAFRSGHWTCCLQAERSASGCSRTHSAVTLGDWSDPLDPDAETQMVYRQLLLGRDRLRMKFLEDSSMDTTLEAATEQGSSAMEGACTDALARQREAAARLLEVLTDLDQAHEEFQQQEQGKVVSGPLRP, from the exons GTCGGGGAGCAGTGACCCCTACTGCATAGTGAAAGTGGACGACGAAGTCGTGGCCAG GACAGCAACCATCTGGCGGAGCCTGAGCCCCTTCTGGGGGGAGGAATACACCGTGCACTTGCCCCTGGATTTCCACCATCTGTCCTTCTACGTGCTGGACGAGGACACggtggg GCACGATGACATCATAGGCAAGATCTCGCTGAGCAGGGAGGCCATTACAGCGGACCCCCGAG GAATCGACAGCTGGATCAACCTGAGCCGTGTGGACCCAGACGCGGAGGTGCAGGGTGAGGTCTGCCTGGCTGTGCAGACACTGGAGGACGTGCGGGGCCGTTGTCTTCACTGTCACGTGCTCCAGGCTAG GGACCTGGCCCCCCGAGACATCTCGGGCACGTCTGACCCATTTGCACGTGTGTTTTGGGGCAGCCAGAGCTTGGAGACTTCG ACCATCAAGAAGACTCGCTTCCCATACTGGGATGAGGTGCTGGAGCTGCGGGAGATGCCAGGTTCCCCATCCCCTCTGCGAGTGGAACTCTGGGACTGGGACATGGTTGGCAAGAATGACTTCTTGGGAATG GTGGAGTTCCCCCCACAGGTCCTGCAACACAACCCGCCCAATGGCTGGTTCCGCCTCCTGCCCTTTCCCAGAGCAGAGGAGGATTCTGG CGGGAGCTTGGGTGCTCTGAGGCTGAAGGTGCGCCTGACCGAGGACTCTGTCCTGCCCTCACAGTACTACCAGCCGCTCAGGGAGCTGCTCATGGAGTCGGTGCTGGGGCCAGCAGAG GAAGATGCTGCCAGCCCCTTGGCTGTCCTGGAGGAGCTGACCTCGGGGGACTGCCGCCAGGAGCTGGCCACCAAGTTGGTGAAGCTCTTTCTGGGCCAGGGCCTGACTGGGCCCTTTCTGGACTATCTCACCCGGCGTGAGGTGGCACGGACCA CTGACCCCAACACCCTCTTCCGTTCTAACTCCCTGGCGTCCAAGTCAATGGAGCAGTTTATGAAG ctcgtGGGCATGCCCTACCTGCATGAGGTCCTAAGGCCGGTGATCAACCGCGTCTTCGAGGAGAGGAAGTACATGGAGCTGGATCCCTGCAAGATGGACCTGGGCCGCACCCG GAGAATCTCCTTCAAGGGTGCACCCTCCGAGGAACATGTGCGGGAGGCCAGCCTGGGGCTGCTGACGGGCTACCTGGGGCCTATCGTGGACGCCATTGTGGGCTCCGTGGGGCGCTGTCCACCCGCCATGCGCCTCGCCTTCAAGCAGCTACGCCAGCGCGTGGAGGAGCGTTTTCCTCAGGCAGAGCATGAG GATGTGAAGTACCTGGCCATAAGCGGCTTTCTCTTCCTGCGATTCTTCGCACCTGCCATCCTCACCCCGAAGTTGTTTGACCTCCGGGACCAGCACGCGGATCCCCAGACCAGCCGCTCACTGCTGCTGCTTGCCAAG GCTGTGCAGAGCATTGGAAATCTGGGCCAGCAGCTGGGCCAGGGCAAGGAGCTGTGGATGGCCCCCCTACACCCCTTCCTGCTGCAGAGTATTTCCAGGGTGAGAGACTTCCTGGACCAGCTGGTGGACGTGGATGGGAAGGAGG AGGCTGGgggcccagccagggccctggtcCCGCCCTCAGTGACTGTCCGAGAAGGCTACCTGCTCAAGCGCAAGGAGGAGCCTGCCGGCCTGGCCACACGCTTTGCCTTCAAGAAGCGCTACTTCCGGCTCAGCGGGGAGACGCTGTCCTACTCCAAGAGTCCTGAGTGGCAG ATGCGCTCCTCCATCCCCGTGTCGCACATCCGAGCTGTGGAGCGCGTTGACGAGAGCGCCTTCCAGCTGCCCTACGTGATGCAGGTGGTGACGCAGGACGGCGCGGGGGCGCCGCACACCACCTACCTCCAGTGCAAG AACGTGAACGAGCTCAACCAATGGCTGTCGGCCCTGCGCAAGGCCAGCGCCCCCAACCCGGACAAGCTGGCCTCCTGCCACCCCGGTGCCTTCCGCAGCGGGCACTGGACCTGCTGCCTCCAGGCCGAGCGCTCAG CTTCCGGTTGCAGCCGCACGCACTCAGCCGTCACCCTGGGGGACTGGAGTGACCCCCTGGATCCTGATGCTGAGACCCAGATGGTGTATCGGCAGCTGCTTCTGGGGCGGGATCGGCTCAG GATGAAATTCCTCGAGGATTCCAGCATGGATACAACTCTGGAGGCAGCCACAGAGCAGGGCTCCAGTGCCATGGAAG ggGCCTGTACTGATGCCCTGGCTCGGCAGAGGGAGGCAGCTGCCCGCCTGCTGGAGGTGCTCACAGACCTGGATCAAGCCCACGAGGAGttccagcagcaggagcaggggaAGGTGGTTTCGGGCCCCCTGAGGCCCTAA